Proteins encoded together in one Capricornis sumatraensis isolate serow.1 chromosome 3, serow.2, whole genome shotgun sequence window:
- the DUSP19 gene encoding dual specificity protein phosphatase 19 isoform X2: protein MHSLNQEIKAFSRNNLRKQCTRVTTLTGKKIIETWKDARIHVVEELEPSGGGGCGYVQDLSLDLKVGVIKPWLLLGSQDAAHDLDTLKRLKNVLNLLNKQK, encoded by the exons ATGCACTCCCTTAACCAGGAAATTAAGGCATTCTCCCGGAATAATCTCAGGAAGCAGTGCACCAGGGTGACAACGCTaactggaaagaaaattatagaaacaTGGAAAGATGCCAGAATTCATGTTGTGGAAGAATTAGAGCCAAGCGGCGGGGGAGGTTGTGGTTATGTGCAGGACCTTAGCTTGGACTTGAAAGTTGGTGTTATTAAGCCATGGTTGCTCCTGG GGTCACAAGATGCTGCTCATGATCTGGATACACTGAAAAGACTCAAG